One genomic region from Streptomyces sp. NBC_00457 encodes:
- a CDS encoding MSMEG_0567/sll0787 family protein, producing MYLDGSAPVAVVDEVPDILALLGDRSTLARQQQPAFRIEEAAGAADVTAYRQLRRAAFVHEQGLFAHHDLDDRDTDPRTVVLVAKDPQGTVVGGVRLCPVDDGPDLGWWQGGRLVVARGARGPHGIGAALVRAACARAETEGVLRFDATVQARSEPLFRRLGWQRVRDTTVAGTPHVLMRRPIGRIAAQTAATKAALGPLLAELPAPTGFVGDDGAPVPGTDVIAACDAIVPSMVERDPEWAGWCAVLVNVNDLAAMGASPLGLLDAVGARDAAHAARVLSGLTRAARSYGIPVLGGHTQLGVPAALSVTALGRTDRPVPGGGGRPGHAVWLTADLGGGWRPGYRGRQWDSTTHRRTDELRAMTGAVAAARPAAAKDVSMAGIAGTLGMLAEASGCRAVLDVAAVPRPREATVGDWFTCFPGFAMLTADEPGAPPLPAGPATGAVCGELTEGQGVGLRWPDGEITEAVTSTVTGMGTA from the coding sequence ATGTACCTCGACGGATCCGCACCGGTCGCGGTGGTCGACGAGGTGCCCGACATCCTGGCGCTGCTGGGCGACCGCAGCACGCTCGCCCGGCAGCAGCAGCCCGCCTTCCGTATCGAGGAGGCGGCGGGCGCGGCGGACGTGACCGCCTACCGGCAGCTGCGCCGTGCCGCCTTCGTCCACGAGCAGGGGCTCTTCGCCCACCACGACCTGGACGACCGCGACACCGACCCCCGGACCGTCGTCCTGGTCGCGAAGGACCCGCAGGGCACCGTGGTCGGCGGGGTGCGCCTGTGCCCGGTCGACGACGGGCCCGACCTCGGCTGGTGGCAGGGCGGGCGGCTGGTCGTCGCCCGCGGGGCCCGCGGCCCGCACGGCATCGGCGCGGCGCTGGTGCGGGCCGCCTGTGCCCGGGCGGAGACGGAGGGCGTGCTGCGGTTCGACGCGACCGTCCAGGCCCGTAGCGAACCCCTGTTCCGGCGCCTCGGCTGGCAGCGGGTGCGGGACACCACGGTCGCGGGTACGCCGCACGTCCTGATGCGCCGGCCGATCGGCCGCATCGCGGCGCAGACAGCGGCCACGAAGGCCGCTCTGGGGCCCCTGCTCGCCGAACTGCCCGCTCCCACCGGCTTCGTCGGCGACGACGGCGCCCCCGTCCCCGGCACCGACGTGATCGCCGCGTGCGACGCGATCGTGCCGTCCATGGTCGAGCGGGACCCCGAGTGGGCGGGCTGGTGCGCGGTCCTCGTCAACGTCAACGACCTCGCGGCGATGGGTGCTTCACCGCTCGGGCTGCTCGACGCGGTGGGCGCCCGCGACGCGGCACATGCCGCCCGGGTGCTGTCCGGACTGACCCGGGCGGCACGGTCGTACGGCATTCCGGTGCTCGGCGGGCACACCCAGCTCGGCGTCCCGGCCGCCCTGTCGGTGACCGCGCTCGGCCGCACCGACCGGCCGGTGCCGGGCGGCGGCGGACGCCCGGGGCATGCCGTGTGGCTCACCGCCGACCTCGGCGGTGGCTGGCGCCCGGGATACCGGGGCCGCCAGTGGGACTCGACGACCCATCGCCGTACGGACGAACTGCGCGCCATGACCGGTGCGGTGGCCGCCGCCCGGCCCGCCGCCGCCAAGGACGTGTCCATGGCCGGGATCGCCGGGACGCTCGGCATGCTCGCCGAGGCGAGCGGCTGCCGGGCGGTGCTCGACGTGGCCGCCGTGCCCCGACCGCGGGAGGCGACCGTGGGCGACTGGTTCACCTGTTTCCCGGGCTTCGCGATGCTCACGGCCGACGAGCCGGGCGCACCGCCGCTGCCCGCCGGACCCGCCACGGGTGCGGTGTGCGGGGAGCTCACCGAAGGACAAGGCGTCGGGCTGCGCTGGCCCGACGGAGAGATCACCGAAGCGGTCACCTCCACCGTGACCGGGATGGGGACCGCATGA
- a CDS encoding MSMEG_0568 family radical SAM protein, which produces MGTGTETAVDVRIMTRAELALCGVALDAPVRRPDGAGPSDDGHVLVDGAGAALPRNPDSPYTVRDGKVWLGDEAGHFTDTGLTLTAVRRPKFYDLTTADGTPYEHIARLHGADVLATTVVQTCIRYAESDRCRFCTIEESLRSGATVAAKTPAQLAEVAEAAVRLDGVRQMVMTTGTTTGPDRGARNLVRSVLAVLEAVPGLPIQVQCEPPGDLAWIRELHEAGATTIGIHVESLDDEVRRRWMPGKSTVPLAEYWAAWDEAVRVFGPNRVSTYLLVGLGEDPDELIAGAGKLIDRGVYPFVVPFRPMSGTLAARDGVRAPGAELLTYVTEGVAAKLRAAGMSGSDQKAGCAACGACSVLQAAGG; this is translated from the coding sequence ATGGGCACCGGTACCGAGACGGCGGTGGATGTGCGGATCATGACCCGCGCCGAACTCGCCCTGTGCGGCGTGGCGTTGGACGCCCCCGTGCGGCGGCCCGACGGCGCGGGACCCAGCGACGACGGACACGTCCTCGTCGACGGTGCCGGTGCCGCGCTCCCCCGCAACCCCGACAGCCCCTACACGGTCCGCGACGGCAAGGTCTGGCTCGGTGACGAGGCCGGCCATTTCACAGACACCGGCCTCACCCTCACTGCCGTACGCCGTCCGAAGTTCTACGACCTGACCACCGCCGACGGCACCCCGTACGAGCACATCGCCCGCCTGCACGGCGCCGACGTCCTCGCCACCACCGTCGTGCAGACCTGCATCCGCTACGCCGAGTCCGACCGCTGCCGCTTCTGCACCATCGAGGAGTCCCTGCGCTCCGGCGCCACGGTCGCCGCGAAGACCCCGGCGCAGCTCGCCGAGGTCGCCGAGGCCGCCGTACGGCTCGACGGTGTCAGGCAGATGGTGATGACCACCGGCACCACCACCGGCCCCGACCGCGGCGCCCGCAACCTCGTACGGTCGGTGCTTGCCGTCCTGGAAGCCGTGCCCGGTCTGCCCATCCAGGTGCAGTGCGAGCCGCCCGGCGACCTCGCCTGGATCCGCGAACTGCACGAGGCCGGGGCCACCACCATCGGCATCCATGTCGAATCGCTCGACGACGAGGTGCGCAGGCGCTGGATGCCCGGCAAGTCGACGGTCCCCCTGGCCGAGTACTGGGCCGCGTGGGACGAGGCGGTGCGGGTCTTCGGACCGAACCGGGTCTCCACCTACCTCCTCGTCGGACTCGGCGAGGATCCCGATGAACTCATCGCGGGGGCCGGGAAGTTGATCGACAGGGGTGTCTATCCCTTCGTCGTCCCCTTCCGCCCGATGAGCGGCACCCTCGCCGCCCGCGACGGCGTCAGGGCACCCGGCGCGGAGCTCCTGACGTACGTCACCGAGGGCGTCGCCGCGAAACTGCGCGCCGCCGGGATGAGCGGCTCGGACCAGAAGGCCGGCTGCGCGGCCTGCGGGGCGTGCAGTGTGCTCCAGGCAGCGGGCGGCTGA
- a CDS encoding amidohydrolase family protein: MVFDAHRHIGVLPAHPFYGGPPVNPDTTARATVKQLIADLDAEGTERALVIPNYGVPDPAIAFSFNELALEAAQSDDRIRAGLWVSPRPEDAQRTEEALKLAGEPGVKALKLSFLLGGRPTDPSCGPQLDRVFATAARHHLVVHVHTSPGAASDIDEVGHLVDWYADRVPVHLVHFGGGMSGHIKLAGSRFFDWIGAGKRVYTDLSWAIGFTPRWLAQEIERRGIGHDRVLFASDQPWGDFTGEYARLAEATGGGALGDLVFRDTFAALYD; the protein is encoded by the coding sequence ATGGTCTTCGACGCACACCGCCACATCGGCGTCCTGCCCGCCCACCCCTTCTACGGCGGCCCGCCCGTCAACCCCGACACCACCGCCCGCGCCACCGTCAAGCAGCTGATCGCCGACCTGGACGCGGAGGGCACCGAACGCGCCCTGGTCATCCCCAACTACGGCGTCCCTGACCCCGCGATCGCCTTCTCCTTCAACGAGTTGGCGCTTGAAGCCGCCCAGAGCGACGACCGGATCCGTGCCGGGCTGTGGGTGTCCCCGCGCCCGGAGGACGCCCAACGCACCGAAGAAGCCCTGAAGTTGGCGGGTGAGCCCGGAGTCAAGGCCCTCAAGCTCAGCTTCCTGCTCGGCGGCCGCCCCACCGACCCCTCCTGCGGCCCCCAACTGGACCGCGTCTTCGCCACCGCCGCCCGCCACCACCTCGTCGTCCACGTGCACACCTCCCCCGGCGCGGCCTCCGACATCGACGAGGTGGGCCATCTCGTCGACTGGTACGCCGACCGGGTGCCCGTCCATCTCGTGCACTTCGGCGGCGGGATGAGCGGCCACATCAAGCTCGCCGGCTCCCGGTTCTTCGACTGGATCGGCGCCGGCAAGCGCGTCTACACCGACCTCTCCTGGGCCATCGGCTTCACTCCCCGCTGGCTGGCCCAGGAGATCGAGCGCCGGGGCATCGGCCACGACCGGGTGCTCTTCGCCAGCGACCAGCCGTGGGGCGACTTCACCGGCGAGTACGCCCGCCTCGCCGAAGCCACCGGCGGCGGCGCACTCGGCGATCTGGTCTTCCGGGACACGTTCGCCGCGCTCTACGACTGA
- a CDS encoding GntR family transcriptional regulator has protein sequence MPQIEEAQPKYLQIAHFIRDQILRGDLRPGDEVPSERQLAADWKVSRPTAARSLEALSHQGLVEKRQGSGTYVRSLEVNRRARELYGRARQTGKIYTSGEYAVITSAGWVEAPDYVAEALGLVKDRRAVHRRRVTNNQDGPITLSTSWFAPDVGQRAPKLLDPERIKEGTLMYVEKATGRQGSYAEDRMCARGATEGETTDLQLEPGSPVLVVHHVVYDLQDRPLEFAEATYPPHRWAFEQGYPLA, from the coding sequence ATGCCGCAGATCGAGGAGGCTCAGCCGAAGTATCTCCAGATCGCGCACTTCATCCGTGATCAGATTCTTCGGGGTGACCTGCGGCCGGGGGACGAGGTCCCCTCGGAACGTCAACTCGCGGCGGACTGGAAGGTGTCCAGGCCTACGGCCGCCCGGTCGCTTGAAGCGCTGAGTCATCAGGGCCTCGTCGAGAAGCGCCAGGGGTCTGGCACCTACGTGCGGAGTCTGGAGGTCAACCGGCGGGCCCGTGAGCTGTACGGGCGGGCGCGGCAGACCGGGAAGATCTACACATCCGGTGAGTACGCGGTGATCACGTCGGCGGGCTGGGTGGAGGCTCCGGACTACGTCGCCGAGGCGTTGGGCCTGGTGAAGGACCGTCGGGCCGTGCACCGCCGGCGCGTGACCAACAACCAGGACGGGCCTATCACCCTGTCCACTTCGTGGTTCGCTCCGGACGTCGGTCAGCGGGCGCCCAAGCTCTTGGATCCCGAGCGGATTAAAGAGGGAACCCTGATGTACGTGGAGAAGGCGACAGGCCGCCAGGGGAGCTACGCCGAAGATCGCATGTGCGCTCGGGGTGCCACCGAGGGGGAGACGACAGACCTCCAACTGGAGCCTGGCTCACCTGTGTTGGTTGTCCATCACGTCGTCTACGACCTCCAGGACCGTCCGTTGGAGTTCGCCGAAGCCACCTATCCTCCGCACCGTTGGGCGTTCGAACAGGGCTACCCCCTCGCCTGA
- a CDS encoding carbon-nitrogen hydrolase family protein, producing the protein MTTLRMAAVAAEFGRDLEEDFQIAERLIKEAREEGVRLLALPEACLGGYLLSLNDSADLDEGPPTLALDGPEIRRLAALAGEMTVVAGYCEAAGDARYNSVVCVTGDGVLGNHRKVHQPLSEDASYASGDRFHAFDTPVGRIGMMICYDKAFPESARALALDGAQIGVCVSAWPGARTNASADLEQDRWKRRFDLFDRARALENQIVWLSANQAGTFGSLRFVGSAKVVDPGGEVLADTGVAAGIAVAELDVVQALETARRSMGHLRDRRPETYDLATGAVTA; encoded by the coding sequence ATGACCACCCTGCGCATGGCCGCCGTCGCCGCCGAGTTCGGCCGCGACCTGGAGGAGGACTTCCAGATCGCCGAACGGCTGATCAAGGAGGCCCGGGAGGAGGGCGTACGGCTGCTGGCGCTGCCCGAGGCGTGCCTGGGCGGCTATCTGCTCAGCCTCAACGACTCCGCCGACCTCGACGAGGGCCCGCCCACGCTCGCCCTCGACGGCCCCGAGATCCGCCGACTGGCCGCACTGGCCGGGGAGATGACGGTCGTCGCCGGATACTGCGAGGCGGCCGGGGACGCCCGCTACAACAGCGTGGTCTGTGTCACCGGCGACGGTGTCCTCGGCAACCACCGCAAGGTCCACCAGCCGCTCAGCGAGGACGCGTCCTACGCCTCGGGCGACCGCTTCCACGCCTTCGACACCCCGGTCGGCCGGATCGGCATGATGATCTGCTACGACAAGGCGTTCCCGGAGTCGGCGCGGGCGCTGGCGCTGGACGGGGCGCAGATCGGGGTGTGCGTGTCCGCCTGGCCCGGCGCGCGCACCAACGCCTCCGCCGACCTCGAACAGGACCGCTGGAAGCGCCGCTTCGACCTGTTCGACCGGGCCCGCGCGCTGGAGAACCAGATCGTGTGGCTGTCCGCCAACCAGGCGGGCACCTTCGGCTCGCTACGCTTCGTCGGCAGCGCCAAGGTCGTCGACCCCGGCGGCGAAGTCCTCGCCGACACGGGCGTCGCGGCCGGTATCGCCGTCGCCGAACTCGACGTCGTACAGGCTCTGGAAACCGCCCGCCGGTCGATGGGACACCTGCGTGACCGGCGGCCCGAGACCTACGACCTCGCCACGGGAGCAGTCACCGCATGA
- a CDS encoding carbon-nitrogen hydrolase family protein, translated as MSTIRIAAAAAHFGRDLEFDLARTAKLIEDARACGAGLLVLPDAALGGYLADLRHPDPEALPPALKPDDPLILQVARLAAEMVVCLGYCEDGGDERYNAAVCVSGDGILGRHRKVHLPAGEVAAYTPGDRFDAFDTPAGRIGMLIDYDKTFPESARSLALDGAEILACLSAWPTSITNRAPRMAQDRQAKLFDLYDQARAAENQVVLASSNQTGAMGGMRFLGQSKVVGPGGDILARTWSKAGLAVAEVDVAEEIERARRILRHLDERRPAAYREDRP; from the coding sequence ATGAGCACCATCCGGATCGCGGCCGCGGCCGCCCACTTCGGCCGCGACCTGGAGTTCGACCTGGCCCGCACAGCCAAACTCATCGAGGACGCGCGCGCCTGTGGCGCCGGACTGCTGGTCCTGCCCGACGCGGCGCTCGGCGGCTACCTCGCCGACCTGCGCCACCCCGACCCCGAGGCCCTGCCGCCCGCGCTCAAGCCGGACGACCCGCTGATCCTCCAGGTCGCGCGCCTGGCCGCCGAGATGGTGGTCTGCCTCGGCTACTGCGAGGACGGCGGCGACGAGCGCTACAACGCGGCCGTCTGCGTCAGCGGCGACGGCATCCTGGGCCGCCACCGCAAGGTCCACCTCCCGGCCGGCGAAGTCGCCGCCTACACGCCCGGCGACCGCTTCGACGCCTTCGACACCCCGGCCGGCCGGATCGGCATGCTCATCGACTACGACAAGACGTTCCCCGAGTCGGCCCGTTCGCTGGCGCTGGACGGCGCCGAGATCCTCGCCTGCCTGTCCGCCTGGCCCACGTCCATCACCAACCGCGCCCCGCGCATGGCCCAGGACCGCCAGGCCAAGCTCTTCGACCTGTACGACCAGGCCCGCGCCGCCGAGAACCAGGTCGTCCTCGCCTCCTCCAACCAGACCGGCGCCATGGGCGGCATGCGGTTCCTCGGTCAGTCCAAGGTGGTCGGGCCCGGCGGCGACATCCTCGCCCGCACCTGGTCCAAGGCCGGACTCGCCGTCGCCGAGGTCGACGTCGCCGAGGAGATCGAGCGGGCCCGCCGTATCCTGCGCCACCTCGACGAACGCCGGCCCGCCGCCTACCGGGAGGACCGCCCGTGA
- a CDS encoding DUF1152 domain-containing protein, with the protein MTRLIVAAGGGGDAVAAVMLHAALYGHDERAVILTYAWDRLLIDPLPGPRGANSFTGLERLTPAVSTVPADAHPIAPAGSTLPRLAAELPHTFALIDPHHGAEGITRQLEELVSHLEPESIDVLDVGGDILARGDEPTLKSPLADALTLAACCQVNAPMRLLIAGPGLDGELPLDDLRGTLGPLVHTFTAKDVEPIAPVLEWHPSEATGMLAATARGIRGTCEVRDAGLPVPLTDEGPTIHQVDLDDALSRNELARAVMTTETLDEAEAHSREICGYSEIDYERNKAAWLKEQPPTELDPETVLAELDQFEADARNRGITHTTFRHITEALNLHGSQRQDLRQLLINGRPEQYAAPLWHIPAALSSPR; encoded by the coding sequence ATGACGCGGTTGATCGTCGCAGCAGGAGGAGGGGGCGACGCAGTCGCCGCCGTAATGCTTCACGCCGCCCTGTACGGCCACGATGAGCGGGCGGTGATTCTCACGTACGCGTGGGACCGCCTGCTGATCGACCCGCTACCGGGCCCGAGAGGAGCCAACAGCTTCACGGGACTCGAACGCCTCACACCTGCCGTCTCGACAGTGCCGGCCGACGCCCACCCGATCGCTCCGGCAGGCTCAACCCTCCCCCGGCTCGCAGCAGAACTCCCGCACACCTTCGCACTGATCGACCCGCACCACGGCGCCGAGGGCATCACCCGCCAACTGGAAGAGCTTGTCAGCCACTTGGAGCCCGAATCGATCGACGTCCTGGACGTGGGCGGCGACATCCTGGCCCGAGGCGACGAGCCAACACTGAAGAGCCCCCTCGCCGACGCCCTCACCCTCGCGGCCTGCTGCCAAGTGAACGCGCCCATGCGCCTGTTGATCGCCGGTCCGGGCCTGGACGGTGAACTCCCGCTCGACGACTTGCGCGGCACGCTCGGCCCCCTCGTGCACACCTTCACCGCGAAGGACGTCGAGCCGATCGCCCCGGTCCTGGAGTGGCATCCTTCCGAGGCAACCGGAATGCTCGCAGCCACAGCCCGAGGCATACGCGGCACGTGCGAAGTGCGAGACGCAGGTCTCCCCGTGCCACTCACAGACGAAGGGCCGACGATCCACCAGGTCGACTTGGACGATGCCTTGAGCCGGAACGAGCTCGCCCGTGCGGTCATGACGACCGAAACCCTGGACGAGGCAGAGGCCCACAGCCGCGAGATCTGCGGCTACTCGGAGATCGACTACGAACGCAACAAGGCCGCCTGGCTCAAGGAACAGCCGCCAACGGAGTTGGACCCGGAAACGGTCCTGGCAGAGCTGGACCAGTTCGAGGCCGACGCCCGGAACCGCGGAATCACCCACACCACGTTCCGCCACATCACCGAGGCCCTGAACCTCCACGGCAGCCAACGCCAAGACCTGCGGCAGCTGCTGATCAACGGCCGCCCGGAGCAGTACGCGGCGCCCTTGTGGCACATCCCAGCCGCATTGTCTAGTCCCAGGTGA
- a CDS encoding MSMEG_0572/Sll0783 family nitrogen starvation response protein: MSETAQLSDVEQKSLDEIPHPSLPEGSSIYGSTKVFPDYQAENGETYFTLVHGIAHESSVSFVAVLQATRALRKGFETAIYFYGPGSLNCLATRGFPTVGNSAFPGEHNINNQLKTFIAEGGKVFCCRFGLSLHGAREEDLIEGVIPTHPLDVQDALIHYARKGAIINSTYQL, translated from the coding sequence ATGTCGGAAACCGCCCAGCTCAGCGACGTCGAGCAGAAGTCCCTCGACGAGATCCCGCACCCCTCGCTCCCCGAGGGCTCCAGCATCTACGGGTCCACCAAGGTCTTCCCCGACTACCAGGCCGAGAACGGGGAGACCTACTTCACCCTGGTCCACGGCATCGCCCACGAGTCATCCGTGTCCTTCGTCGCTGTCCTCCAGGCGACCCGTGCCCTGCGCAAGGGCTTCGAGACCGCCATCTACTTCTACGGTCCCGGCTCCCTCAACTGCCTCGCCACGCGCGGCTTCCCGACCGTCGGCAACTCGGCCTTCCCCGGCGAGCACAACATCAACAACCAGCTCAAGACGTTCATCGCCGAGGGCGGCAAGGTCTTCTGCTGCCGCTTCGGCCTCTCCCTGCACGGCGCCCGCGAGGAGGACCTCATCGAGGGCGTCATCCCCACCCACCCCCTCGACGTCCAGGACGCGCTGATCCACTACGCGCGCAAGGGCGCCATCATCAACTCGACCTACCAGCTGTAA
- a CDS encoding MSMEG_0565 family glycosyltransferase — MKIALLSYSTKPRGGVVHTLALAEALAALGEDVTVWTLGRGGDSGFFRPVDPAVRLRIVPFPDGSDGETVGERILRSIAVLGEAFEPAAAAYDMVHAQDCISANAVGGRCVRTVHHIDHFTTPELAACHERAIVEPYAHICVSAAVATELAAGWGIEAAVIPNGVAYDRFATTDPAARANWRSRLGRYVLTVGGIEPRKGSLDLLEAYALLRAAHPDVRLVIAGGETLFDYRDYRARWESRAAELGVEPLVLGQIADDELPPLVAAASAFAFPSVKEGFGLAAMEALAAGVPLVVRDLPVLREVFDSAARFAATHQDLAAELGAALTDNTPTRRARGRRLAAHHTWATAAQRHLAFYGSRLSAGGI, encoded by the coding sequence GTGAAGATCGCCCTGCTCAGCTACTCCACCAAGCCACGCGGCGGCGTCGTCCACACCCTCGCCCTCGCCGAGGCGCTGGCCGCGCTGGGTGAGGACGTCACGGTGTGGACGCTGGGCCGCGGGGGCGACTCCGGTTTCTTCCGGCCGGTGGATCCCGCGGTACGACTGCGGATCGTGCCGTTCCCCGACGGCTCGGACGGCGAGACGGTCGGCGAACGGATCCTGCGCTCCATCGCCGTCCTCGGCGAAGCCTTCGAACCCGCCGCGGCGGCATACGACATGGTCCACGCCCAGGACTGCATCAGCGCCAACGCGGTCGGCGGCCGGTGCGTCCGCACGGTCCACCACATCGACCACTTCACCACCCCCGAACTGGCCGCCTGTCACGAGCGGGCCATCGTCGAGCCGTACGCGCACATCTGCGTGTCGGCGGCCGTCGCCACGGAACTCGCCGCCGGCTGGGGCATCGAGGCGGCGGTCATCCCCAACGGAGTGGCCTACGACCGTTTCGCCACCACCGACCCGGCCGCCCGCGCGAACTGGCGTTCCCGCCTGGGCCGTTACGTCCTCACAGTCGGCGGCATCGAGCCCCGCAAGGGCTCCCTGGACCTGCTGGAGGCGTACGCCCTCCTGCGCGCCGCCCACCCCGACGTACGCCTCGTGATCGCGGGCGGCGAGACCCTCTTCGACTACCGGGACTACCGCGCCCGCTGGGAGTCCCGGGCGGCCGAACTCGGCGTCGAGCCGCTCGTGCTGGGCCAGATCGCCGACGACGAACTGCCGCCCCTGGTGGCCGCCGCCTCCGCGTTCGCCTTCCCCTCCGTCAAGGAGGGCTTCGGGCTCGCCGCGATGGAGGCACTCGCCGCGGGAGTCCCCCTGGTCGTACGCGATCTGCCCGTACTGCGCGAGGTATTCGACAGCGCCGCCCGTTTCGCGGCCACCCATCAGGACCTGGCCGCCGAACTCGGCGCCGCACTCACGGACAACACCCCCACGCGGCGGGCGAGGGGCCGCCGACTCGCCGCCCACCACACCTGGGCCACCGCCGCGCAACGCCATCTGGCGTTCTACGGCTCTCGGCTGAGCGCCGGGGGCATCTGA
- a CDS encoding ATP-binding protein, with the protein MSYRIDGYSGDDSPRLGAMTLHPTAESVPLARRWFRKFIAPFDPLCSVDDCALMISELVTNAIVYGRSEESWVVRVEWFREGTSLRVEVHNPGFPANVRLRRPDANDAHGRGLLLVDSIADSWHSGPSRLGGTVVSFVVADAWRC; encoded by the coding sequence ATGAGCTACAGGATCGATGGCTACAGCGGTGACGACTCACCGCGACTCGGGGCGATGACCTTGCATCCGACGGCAGAGTCCGTGCCGTTGGCGCGGCGCTGGTTTCGCAAGTTCATCGCTCCGTTCGACCCTCTCTGCTCGGTCGACGACTGCGCGCTCATGATCTCGGAGCTGGTGACCAATGCGATCGTCTACGGGCGGTCGGAAGAGTCGTGGGTAGTGCGCGTGGAGTGGTTCCGTGAGGGGACTTCGCTCCGGGTCGAGGTGCACAATCCCGGGTTCCCCGCGAACGTACGGCTTCGCCGCCCCGATGCCAACGACGCCCATGGACGCGGGCTGCTCCTGGTCGACTCCATCGCCGACTCATGGCACTCCGGGCCCAGCCGCTTGGGCGGGACGGTGGTCTCCTTCGTGGTGGCCGATGCCTGGCGATGCTGA
- a CDS encoding MSMEG_0569 family flavin-dependent oxidoreductase, translating into MSPTEAIRLPGALPHSLKGVGSTHIPVAVVGGGQAGLSMSYCLRERGVEHIVVEANRVGHEWRERRWDSFCLVTPNWQCRLPGYPYQGDDPDGFMVRDEIVRYLEDYVAFFRPPLVEGVTVTRLRHSPSGVFELSTSAGDFTADQVVVATGPYHTPSVPPMAQRLPDHVTQVHSSRYRSPDQLPEGAVLVVGTGQSGCQIAEDLHLAGRQVHLAVGSAPRVARFYRGRDCVAWLDDMGHYDRSIDEFDDAGAVRMRVNHYVTGRDGGRDIDLRAFARDGMRLYGRLTGVSGQALEFADDLKVNLDHADAVAEGIKDAIDAYIARHAIDALAEPRYVPVWEPAEQPRELDLEAAGITSVVWSTGFRRDHRWIEAPVFDGRGYPMHWRGATSTPGLHFLGLPWQYSWGSGRFEAVGRDAEFLADHIDASRRLADVCGTLTGAPTGLASALPIG; encoded by the coding sequence GTGAGCCCGACCGAAGCGATACGGCTGCCCGGCGCCCTCCCCCACAGCCTTAAGGGCGTGGGCAGTACCCACATACCCGTGGCCGTGGTCGGCGGCGGTCAGGCCGGGCTCTCGATGAGCTACTGCCTGCGTGAGCGCGGTGTCGAGCACATCGTCGTCGAGGCGAACCGGGTAGGGCACGAGTGGCGCGAGCGCCGTTGGGACTCCTTCTGCCTGGTGACCCCCAACTGGCAGTGCAGGCTGCCCGGTTATCCGTATCAGGGCGATGATCCGGACGGGTTCATGGTCCGTGACGAGATCGTCCGGTACCTGGAGGACTACGTCGCCTTCTTCCGGCCGCCGCTGGTGGAGGGTGTCACGGTCACCCGGCTGCGGCACTCTCCGAGCGGGGTCTTCGAACTCTCCACCAGTGCCGGGGACTTCACCGCCGATCAAGTCGTGGTGGCCACCGGCCCGTACCACACGCCCTCCGTCCCGCCGATGGCCCAGCGCCTGCCCGACCACGTCACCCAGGTCCACTCCTCCCGCTACCGCAGCCCGGACCAGCTCCCCGAGGGTGCCGTTCTGGTGGTCGGCACCGGCCAGTCCGGCTGCCAGATCGCCGAGGATCTGCACCTCGCCGGGCGCCAGGTGCACCTGGCCGTCGGCAGCGCCCCGCGTGTGGCCCGCTTCTACCGCGGCCGCGACTGCGTGGCCTGGCTCGACGACATGGGCCACTACGACAGGTCCATCGACGAGTTCGACGACGCCGGCGCCGTGCGCATGCGGGTCAACCACTACGTCACGGGGCGCGACGGAGGCCGCGACATCGACCTGCGGGCCTTCGCCCGCGACGGCATGCGGCTGTACGGGCGCCTCACCGGAGTCAGCGGTCAGGCACTGGAGTTCGCCGACGACCTCAAGGTCAACCTCGACCACGCCGACGCCGTCGCCGAGGGCATCAAGGACGCCATCGACGCGTACATCGCCAGGCACGCGATCGACGCCCTGGCCGAGCCCCGGTACGTCCCCGTGTGGGAGCCCGCCGAGCAGCCGCGCGAACTGGACCTGGAGGCCGCCGGTATCACCTCCGTCGTCTGGTCGACCGGCTTCCGCCGCGACCACCGCTGGATCGAGGCCCCCGTCTTCGACGGCCGCGGCTATCCCATGCACTGGCGCGGCGCCACCAGCACGCCCGGCCTGCATTTCCTCGGTCTGCCCTGGCAGTACTCGTGGGGTTCGGGCCGCTTCGAGGCGGTGGGCCGGGACGCCGAGTTCCTCGCCGACCACATCGACGCCTCACGCCGCCTGGCCGACGTGTGCGGCACCCTCACCGGCGCGCCCACAGGACTCGCCTCCGCCCTCCCGATCGGCTGA